Proteins from one Acidimicrobiales bacterium genomic window:
- a CDS encoding carboxymuconolactone decarboxylase family protein has translation MPTIDIPDGLDPMTYVFGKASPAIGAAAGGFSAATYADSSLPLREFEAARYRIAQINDCQLCLTWRSERGDAGPVGEELYAEVEQWRTATGLTARERLAAEYAERYALDHRNLDADFWGRLRSEFSDDEIVELTLCMAQWLGLGRLNQVLGIDVACAI, from the coding sequence ATGCCGACCATCGACATCCCGGACGGGCTCGACCCGATGACCTACGTGTTCGGCAAGGCGTCGCCGGCTATCGGCGCCGCCGCCGGGGGCTTCTCCGCCGCCACCTACGCCGACAGCTCGCTCCCGCTGCGCGAGTTCGAGGCCGCCCGGTACCGGATCGCCCAGATCAACGACTGCCAGCTGTGCCTCACCTGGCGCAGCGAGCGGGGTGACGCCGGACCGGTCGGTGAGGAGCTCTACGCCGAGGTCGAGCAGTGGCGCACGGCGACGGGCCTCACGGCCCGCGAACGCCTCGCCGCCGAGTACGCGGAGCGCTACGCGCTCGACCACCGGAACCTCGACGCCGACTTCTGGGGCCGTCTCCGTTCCGAGTTCAGCGACGACGAGATCGTCGAGCTGACCCTGTGCATGGCGCAGTGGCTGGGGCTCGGACGCCTCAACCAGGTCCTGGGCATCGACGTCGCCTGCGCCATCTGA